A window of the Hordeum vulgare subsp. vulgare chromosome 5H, MorexV3_pseudomolecules_assembly, whole genome shotgun sequence genome harbors these coding sequences:
- the LOC123398898 gene encoding uncharacterized protein LOC123398898, with the protein MAMSAPELSPSPLPMDRASPSSGEAAAILHFSREAPLHQHRGRPSATASHLAATTLRSASSDPMTASEHDEERRSPCTFRPAVPRGGTTAATAAGDLPCLCVALEKKTGGGERR; encoded by the coding sequence ATGGCGATGTCAGCTCCAgagctctccccctctcctctacccATGGACAGAGCATCCCCAAGCTCTGGTGAAGCCGCCGCCATTCTTCATTTCTCCAGGGAAGCCCCGCTGCACCAGCACCGCGGGCGCCCGTCGGCCACCGCGTCCCATCTAGCAGCGACGACGCTGCGGTCCGCCTCCAGCGATCCCATGACCGCCTCCGAGCACGACGAGGAGCGGCGGAGCCCCTGCACCTTCCGGCCGGCCGTCCCTCGCGGCGGAACAACGGCAGCCACGGCGGCCGGCGATCTCCCCTGCCTCTGTGTCGCGTTGGAGAAGAAGacaggaggaggagagaggagataa